The Aspergillus chevalieri M1 DNA, chromosome 5, nearly complete sequence genome includes a region encoding these proteins:
- a CDS encoding fungal specific transcription factor domain-containing protein (COG:K;~EggNog:ENOG410PJPW;~InterPro:IPR007219;~go_function: GO:0003677 - DNA binding [Evidence IEA];~go_function: GO:0008270 - zinc ion binding [Evidence IEA];~go_process: GO:0006351 - transcription, DNA-templated [Evidence IEA]) produces MASPSCKVQLYYGPTAHFALMQQVYRDLMSNQAAQAEEPQGEVEEAGAGLDLFSFRRIFFGTPSEAPDLGKSANMSGLPTTMFLSYGLANTFLQRFLSTLFALIPVRSQDFFQQQLDQLYQPSLGVEPDTAYHALVLLALAMGSLGTEHYAWGDVLFERAKASSATLDEVVNLQTVQTSLFIAHYQMEQGRPNSAFIHLGIGARKAIAAGLHKEVPSQDDETSESIEERRATFWYFYFYETWICFHLGRPSSLSLRDVTVTYPKDSFLLVLLHLAKAISRSADEIYGQRHESLLQMWKIAKSISNDLHGHDCLMKQALGFGLDKPPQQGVLGVRQTVLVTLYYHTILLTYRPFLIFRGRWQRDMKRSAQDPGSNAAKRPTEIPAWLNEACANVLNCASATIHHLCGAACVNELVKELRYHGFFIGSSSFALFYNLMHDESVASSHLPWIHAGIWYLSTVRPGDPIESSISAMQTMLKKLHPSYEWIPPERTRQIHGAENTSSFATRPFSSEGPGPQEVPMDLNPPDEQLPEAGFPVLPDLQTNILPGGMKVPSVGSGEDLLDLTQSDMGWDFDFSTMDLEEIFSFYPGTGPPAI; encoded by the exons ATGGCATCGCCTTCCTGCAAAGTCCAACTGTACTATGGTCCAACTGCCCATTTTGCGTTGATGCAGCAAGTATATAGAGACCTGATGTCGAACCAAGCAGCCCAAGCGGAGGAGCCTCAAGGGGAGGTCGAAGAAGCCGGAGCCGGGTTGGACCTCTTTAGTTTCCGGCGCATCTTCTTTGGCACCCCGTCAGAAGCTCCGGACCTGGGAAAAAGTGCTAACATGTCGGGGCTACCGACGACCATGTTCTTGTCATATGGCCTGGCCAATACTTTCCTACAACGCTTCTTGTCAACTTTATTTGCTCTGATACCGGTTCGATCCCAAGATTTCTTTCAACAACAACTGGATCAACTTTATCAACCTTCACTGGGCGTGGAGCCAGACACTGCTTATCATGCATTGGTCCTGCTAGCCCTCGCTATGGGATCGCTGGGGACGGAACATTATGCTTGGGGCGATGTATTGTTTGAACGCGCCAAAGCGTCATCAGCCACGCTTGATGAAGTAGTAAATCTTCAAACAGTGCAAACCTCACTATTCATC GCTCATTACCAGATGGAGCAAGGTCGCCCCAATTCTGCATTTATTCATCTGGGAATTGGGGCACGAAAGGCAATTGCGGCAGGCTTGCATAAGGAGGTGCCAAGCCAAGATGATGAGACGTCGGAGAGTATTGAGGAACGACGAGCGACGTTCTGGTACTTTTACTTCTACGAAAC TTGGATTTGTTTTCATCTGGGTCGACCGAGTTCTTTATCACTGAGAGATGTGACTGTTACATATCCGAAAGACTCCTTTCTTTTGGTATTGCTGCATCTGGCCAAAGCAATTTCGCGTTCGGCCGATGAGATCTACGGACAACGACATGAGTCACTGTTACAGATGTGGAAAATTGCTAAATCTATATCGAATGATCTACATGGACACGATTGTCTTATGAAACAAGCCTTGGGATTTGGACTGGATAAGCCTCCTCAGCAGGGGGTATTGGGGGTCCGTCAAACAGTCTTGGTTACCC TCTACTACCATACTATTCTTTTGACTTATCGCCCATTTTTGATATTCCGTGGCCGTTGGCAACGGGATATGAAGAGGTCGGCTCAGGATCCAGGATCCAATGCTGCGAAGCGTCCGACCGAGATTCCTGCATGGCTTAATGAAGCATGCGCCAACGTATTGAATTGCGCCAGCGCAACGATCCATCATTTATGCGGAGCGGCTTGTGTAAATGAATTGGTTAAG GAACTCCGGTATCACGGGTTCTTCATCGGAAGTTCTTCGTTTGCCCTCTTTTACAACCTCATGCATGACGAGAGTGTCGCTTCTTCGCATCTTCCATGGATACATGCTGGTATATGGTATCTTTCCACAGTGCGCCCCGGAGATCCGATCGAAAGCTCCATATCCGCTATGCAGACTATGCTAAAGAAGCTTCACCCATCTTACGAATGGATCCCACCAGAACGCACCAGACAAATTCATGGCGCCGAAAACACATCTTCCTTCGCGACACGCCCGTTCTCCAGTGAAGGCCCCGGTCCTCAGGAAGTCCCTATGGACCTTAACCCACCTGACGAGCAACTACCAGAAGCAGGGTTTCCGGTCCTACCAGATTTGCAAACTAACATACTTCCGGGTGGCATGAAGGTGCCTAGTGTGGGAAGCGGGGAGGATTTGCTTGATCTCACGCAGTCCGATATGGGTTGGGACTTTGACTTTTCGACAATGGACCTTGAAGAAATATTTTCCTTTTACCCGGGAACAGGGCCACCAGCGATATGA
- a CDS encoding uncharacterized protein (COG:T;~EggNog:ENOG410PKZR;~InterPro:IPR004813,IPR004648;~PFAM:PF03169;~TransMembrane:16 (o52-72i156-181o187-202i223-248o260-278i290-317o370-393i433-454o460-480i492-511o517-536i543-566o613-631i638-655o661-678i690-713o);~go_process: GO:0055085 - transmembrane transport [Evidence IEA]), with amino-acid sequence MTADRQEKDVAATVEKSEETSHETDPVQEVLRAAGVTSDADDPDAPCLTLRMWILGIGFCVFGSGLNTLYTLRKPSITLSQSAIQLLAYPLGKLWEKVMPNWHFRLWRWTFHLNPGPFNQKEHILIYIMSNLSLLSRLSADVLTEQQAFYGYYAGWGFQILICLATFLVGFSLAGLFRSVIVEPPDMVWPGILGVTALNRVLHGQKKEDITSGMTWKISRYSFFSLAFCASFVWYWFPDFIFTALSYFTFPCWIKPDDRVVNQVFGMTSGMGLLPLTFDWSQIAYVGSPLLVPNWAIVNVAVSLVFWIWIVATALYYSNVWFSAYLPFQSSSVFDNTGSTYNVSRVVNQASDYQVDDAAYRAYSPLYMPITYALNMFGLSFATLSALLVWMFLEKGNLIWDAAKRLYAAIASPFRTRLQSSQSTTETYRDVSLLWYVASSVLAIFLSIFAVEYWKVQLRWYGVLLALAVALVFYVPLSVVYATSNVKINIDVFCRIVAGFAFPGKVLANIWFFDLGYISVIKGLYFAQDLKLGVYCNIPARKVFLVQLVGMIWGTLSYVSVINWALNHIPGVCTNSGTNGFTCPFSRTHFNTSTIWGAIGPHRFFSSRAGYSALLYFFILGAALPIPVYLLRRRYPQSFWRHVHIPLFLGGLNYIPPASGTNYGSWAIVGLTFGFLVRRRAWAWWHKYNFVLSSALDCSVSIAGVVIFFAIFYSGASSRFSWWGTQVHKNTCDAKGCPYLSLDKGETFG; translated from the exons ATGACGGCCGACAGACAGGAGAAAGACGTGGCCGCCACTGTCGAGAAGAGTGAAGAAACCAGCCATGAAACAG ACCCAGTACAGGAGGTGTTGCGCGCAGCAGGAGTTACCTCGGACGCGGACGACCCAGATGCACCATGTCTGACCCTTCGAATGTGGATATTGGGGATTGGTTTCTGTGTGTTTGGAAGCGGCCTCAATACACTGTATACATTGCGGAAGCCTTCGATCACTCTATCTCAGTCCGCAATCCAATTGCTAGCCTATCCGCTTGGAAAACTCTGGGAGAAGGTCATGCCCAATTGGCATTTCCGGCTGTGGAGATGGACATTTCACCTGAACCCGGGACCATTCAACCAAAAG GAGCATATTCTGATCTATATCATGTCGAATCTCAGTCTATTGAGTCGTCTCAGTGCAGACGTCTTGACGGAACAACAAGCGTTTTACGGATACTATGCGGGATGGGGCTTTCAGATACTCATTTGCCTGGCTACATTTCTTGTTGGATTCTCCTTGGCTGGACTATTCCGATCGGTCATCGTTGAGCCACCGGACATGGTTTGGCCGGGTATACTGGGAGTTACTGCTCTCAACCGAGTCTTGCATGGccaaaagaaagaggatATCACGAGCGG TATGACGTGGAAGATATCGCGATACAGCTTTTTTAGTCTGGCATTTTGCGCGTCCTTCGTCTGGTATTGGTTTCCggacttcatcttcactGCCCTAAGTTACTTTACTTTCCCATGTTGGATCAAACcggatgatcgtgtggtcaaCCAAGTTTTCGGGATGACAAGTGGAATGGGTTTGTTGCCATTGACATTTGATT GGAGTCAAATCGCCTATGTAGGCTCCCCACTACTGGTGCCAAACTGGGCGATCGTCAACGTGGCTGTATCATTGGTCTTCTGGATATGGATAGTTGCTACTGCACTATACTATTCCAACGTCTGGTTCAGCGCTTACCTTCCTTTTCAAAGCTCGTCTG TCTTCGACAACACGGGGAGCACCTACAACGTGAGCAGGGTTGTGAACCAGGCGTCTGATTACCAGGTCGATGATGCGGCCTATCGGGCCTATTCCCCA CTGTACATGCCGATCACATACGCCTTGAACATGTTCGGCCTATCATTCGCAACGCTCTCTGCACTTTTAGTTTGGATGTTCCTAGAAAAAGGCAACCTTATCTGGGATGCAGCTAAAAGATTATACGCTGCTATTGCCAGCCCATTCCGCACTCGATTACAATCCTCGCAAAGTACCACTGAGACTTACCGCGATGTCTCTCTGCTGTGGTATGTCGCTTCCAGCGTGTTGGCAATTTTCCTTTCCATTTTTGCCGTTGAGTATTGGAAAGTGCAGCTTCGCTGGTACGGGGTTCTGTTGGCTCTTGCGGTTGCACTGGTCTTCTATGTTCCA CTCTCCGTGGTCTACGCAACGTCCAACGTGAAAATCAATATCGATGTCTTCTGTCGGATAGTGGCTGGCTTTGCATTTCCAGGAAAGGTGCTGGCTAACATTTGGTTCTTCGACCTTGGGTACATTTCTGTCATCAAAGGTCTTTACTTTGCCCAAGACCTGAAATTGGGAGTGTACTGCAAT ATTCCTGCTCGTAAAGTGTTCTTGGTGCAATTAGTCGGCATGATCTGGGGTACACTGAGCTATGTCAGCGTTATCAACTGGGCCCTCAACCACATTCCGGGTGTCTGCACCAACTCCGGCACCAATGGCTTTACCTGCCCATTTTCTCGGACGCACTTCAATACGAGCACAATATGGGGAGCTATCGGACCTCACCGGTTCTTCTCATCCCGAGCAGGCTACAGTGCCCTTCTTTACTTCTTCATATTGGGCGCGGCATTGCCTATTCCGGTATATCTCCTCCGACGCCGCTATCCCCAATCCTTCTGGCGCCACGTCCACATTCCCTTATTTTTGGGTGGTTTGAACTACATACCACCGGCTTCCGGTACGAATTACGGTAGCTGGGCAATTGTTGGCCTGACGTTCGGGTTCTTGGTCAGAAGACGCGCCTGGGCATGGTGGCATAAGTATAACTTCGTCTTGAGCTCGGCACTAGACTGTTCTGTCTCAATTGCTGGTGTTGTTATATTCTTCGCCATCTTTTATAGCGGTGCGTCGTCGCGCTTTAGCTGGTGGGGAACACAGGTGCATAAG aacacTTGCGATGCGAAAGGGTGTCCGTACTTATCGCTCGATAAGGGCGAGACCTTTGGGTAA
- a CDS encoding putative MFS quinate transporter (COG:G;~EggNog:ENOG410PJ3A;~InterPro:IPR005829,IPR005828,IPR003663,IPR036259, IPR020846;~PFAM:PF00083,PF07690;~TransMembrane:12 (i23-41o79-98i110-126o132-154i161-183o199-219i291-311o331-353i362-380o400-420i432-450o470-492i);~go_component: GO:0016020 - membrane [Evidence IEA];~go_component: GO:0016021 - integral component of membrane [Evidence IEA];~go_function: GO:0022857 - transmembrane transporter activity [Evidence IEA];~go_process: GO:0055085 - transmembrane transport [Evidence IEA]), protein MAGGPKKPVNIFRLRNLGDPKEVFNWKLWFAVVSFALMGAARGVDEGLISGAFDSADFQRYIHYDSYSKVEQTNIKANVSAMVQIGSVGGALFAFLVCDRIGRIWATRQLCLLWILGIAIFMGNNGKLGAVYAGRFVAGLGVGQTVVVGPVYLAEISPASVRGLCTCIFTGFVYLGIVLAYFANYGCELHMGDNTHNRWLVPTSLHIIFAGLIFVLTIFQHESPRYLVKKGKEEQALKNLSRLRKLPVDHPYVQEEMNGIRNSHYAEMEATMGSGWFGIIKETFMIPKNLYRLYLACMAQLLSQWSGAGSITLYAPDFFEILGITGSNESLLVTAVFGIIKLVAAVVCALFLVDMIGRKRSLLIGITFQAISMIYIAAFLSTEPKMGVVDGYEPPEAKAGASRGAIAMIYISGMGWALGWNSMQYLLTAELFPLRIRALATSMAMTLHFVNQYGNSRAVPNMLLPTPHGITPLGTFWFFAAVTVVGGIWVLFTVPETAGRSLESMDRLFELPWYKIGLYGNRDAEQRDLVHSEKAEIMEESTHMENRDNTGRV, encoded by the exons ATGGCAGGAGGCCCCAAGAAGCCCGTCAATATCTTCCGACTACGGAACCTCGGTGATCCAAAGGAAGTATTCAACTGGAAACTATGGTTCGCAGTTGTTTCCTTTGCCCTCATGGGCGCCGCCCGTGGTGTCGATGAGGGATTGATCTCGGGAGCTTTCGATTCGGCGGATTTCCAACGATACATCCATTATGACTCTTACAGCAAGGTCGAACAGACCAACATCAAGGCCAACGTGTCGGCGATGGTTCAGATTGGCTCGGTTGGAGGAGCTCTTTT TGCGTTCTTAGTTTGCGATCGAATCGGCCGTATCTGGGCGACTCGCCAGCTCTGTCTGCTGTGGATCCTCGGTATCGCCATTTTTATGGGGAATAACGGCAAGTTGGGAGCTGTGTACGCTGGAAGATTTGTCGCAGGCTTGGGAGTCGGACAAACCGTCGTCGTCGGACCCGTGTACCTGGCAGAGATCTCTCCGGCCTCGGTTCGAGGATTGTGTACCTGCATATTCACGGGATTCGTGTACCTGGGTATCGTCTTGGCCTACTTTGCCAACTACGGCTGTGAGCTTCATATGGGAGACAACACCCACAACCGATGGCTGGTCCCGACGAGTCTGCATATTATCTTCGCTGGTCTCATCTTCGTCCTCACGATCTTCCAACATGAATCTCCCCGATACTTGGTCAAGAAGGGCAAGGAAGAGCAGGCGTTGAAGAACCTTTCCCGACTGCGCAAGCTTCCTGTCGACCACCCATACGTTCAGGAGGAGATGAATGGGATCCGGAACTCCCATTATGCCGAAATGGAAGCAACCATGGGTTCTGGCTGGTTTGGTATCATCAAAGAAACCTTCATGATCCCGAAGAATCTCTACCGCCTATACCTTGCCTGCATGGCCCAACTCCTTTCCCAATGGTCAGGAGCTGGATCTATTACGCTCTACGCGCCTGACTTTTTCGAGATCCTCGGTATCACCGGCTCGAACGAGTCCCTGCTGGTGACGGCCGTTTTCGGTATCATCAAGCTCGTAGCAGCGGTCGTCTGCGCCTTGTTCCTGGTGGACATGATCGGTCGAAAGCGTTCATTGCTCATTGGAATTACCTTCCAGGCTATCTCCATGATCTACATTGCCGCCTTCTTATCGACCGAGcccaagatgggtgtggtgGACGGCTATGAGCCTCCAGAGGCGAAAGCCGGCGCCAGTCGCGGAGCCATTGCAATGATTTACATCTCTGGCATGGGCTGGGCGCTCGGGTGGAACAGTATGCAG TATTTGCTGACAGCCGAGCTTTTCCCGCTGCGGATTCGTGCGTTGGCGACCTCAATGGCGATGACGCTGCATTTTGTGAACCAGTACGGCAATTCGCGGGCCGTGCCGAATATGCTGCTTCCAACACCTCACGGTATTACGCCCCTGGGAACTTTCTGGTTCTTCGCGGCCGTGACGGTCGTGGGTGGGATATGGGTCCTGTTTACTGTGCCCGAAACCGCGGGGCGGAGTCTGGAAAGCATGGACCGGTTGTTTGAGCTGCCCTGGTATAAGATTGGCTTGTATGGCAACCGCGATGCTGAGCAAAGAGATCTAGTGCATTCGGAGAAGGCAGAGATCATGGAGGAGTCGACGCATATGGAGAATAGGGACAACACGGGCAGAGTGTAG
- the PFK1 gene encoding ATP-dependent 6-phosphofructokinase (COG:G;~EggNog:ENOG410PI6N;~InterPro:IPR022953,IPR035966,IPR009161,IPR000023, IPR015912;~PFAM:PF00365;~go_component: GO:0005737 - cytoplasm [Evidence IEA];~go_function: GO:0003872 - 6-phosphofructokinase activity [Evidence IEA];~go_function: GO:0005524 - ATP binding [Evidence IEA];~go_process: GO:0006002 - fructose 6-phosphate metabolic process [Evidence IEA];~go_process: GO:0006096 - glycolytic process [Evidence IEA]), with protein MPPTQAEPPKRRRIGVLTSGGDAPGMNGAVRAVVRMALYSDCEAYTILEGYEGLVNGGDMIRQVQWEDVRGWLSCGGTLIGSARSMSFRERPGRLQAAKNMVLRGIDALVVCGGDGSLTGADVFRREWPGLLDELIQKGELTKDQVEPYRVLNIVGLVGSIDNDMSGTDATIGCYSSLTRICDAVDDVFDTAFSHQRGFVIEVMGRHCGWLALMSAISTGADWLFIPEMPPRDGWEDDMCANIVKNRKERGKRRTIVIVAEGAQDRHLNKISSNTIKDILTKRLGLDTRTTVLGHTQRGGAACAYDRWLSTLQGVEAVRAVLDMTADSPSPVITIRENKIMRTPLMEAVKATKDVTSLIHNKDFDGAMALRDAEFKEYHFSYLNTATPDHPKMILPENKRMRIGFIHVGAPAGGMNQATRAAVAYCQTRGHIPLAIHNGFPGLCRHHSDEPVSSVREIDWLESDNWVNQGGSEIGTNRSLPSEDYEGTAKCFEEHKFDALFVVGGFEAFTAVSQLRQAREKYPAFKIPMVVLPATVSNNVPGTEYSLGSDTCLNTLIDFCDAIRQSASSSRRRVFVVETQGGQSGYIATTAGLSVGATAVYIPEEGINIKRLSKDIDFLRDSFSKDYGTNRAGKLILRNECASSTYSTQVIADIIKEEACGRFESRAAVPGHFQQGGKPSPMDRIRALRMAIKCMLHLESYAGKAPDEVAADELSSTVIGIKGSQVLFSPMGGENGLEATETDWKRRRPKTEFWLELQDTVNILSGRTSFVAESEESQSFYS; from the exons ATGCCCCCAACTCAGGCAGAACCCCCCAAGAGACGCCGCATTGGTGTGCTCACCTCCGGAGGTGATGCCCCTGGTATGAACGGCGCCGTGCGCGCTGTCGTCCGCATGGCCCTCTACTCCGATTGCGAGGCCTATACTATCCTGGAAGGCTACGAGGGTCTGGTCAATGGCGGCGACATGATCCGCCAGGTGCAATGGGAAGACGTCCGTGGCTGGCTTTCGTGTGGTGGTACACTCATTGGCTCGGCCCGAAGCATGTCGTTCCGGGAGAGACCTGGTCGGCTGCAGGCAGCGAAGAACATGGTCCTCCGGGGTATCGATGCCCTGGTCGTCTGCGGTGGTGATGGTAGTTTGACCGGTGCTGATGTCTTCCGCCGCGAATGGCCCGGTTTGCTGGACGAGTTGATCCAGAAGGGTGAATTGACCAAGGACCAGGTCGAGCCCTACCGCGTCTTGAACATTGTCGGCTTGGTCGGCTCTATTGACAACGACATGTCCGGAACAGATGCCACCATTGGTTGCTACTCGTCTTTGACCCGCATTTGTGACGCTGTGGACGATGTCTTCGACACGGCATTTTCGCATCAGAGAGGCTTCGTCATTGAAGTCATGGGGAGACATTGCGGTTGGTTGGCCCTGATGTCTGCCATCAGTACCGGTGCCGACTGGCTGTTCATTCCTGAGATGCCTCCCCGCGATGGTTGGGAGGATGACATGTGCGCAAACATCGTCAAG AACCGGAAAGAGCGTGGAAAGCGTCGCACAATTGTCATCGTCGCCGAAGGTGCCCAGGACCGTCATCTGAACAAGATCTCCAGCAACACGATCAAGGACATTCTCACCAAGCGTCTTGGTCTCGACACGAGAACAACCGTCCTCGGGCACACCCAGAGAGGAGGAGCAGCATGCGCCTATGACCGATGGCTCTCGACCTTGCAGGGTGTGGAAGCCGTTCGTGCCGTCTTGGACATGACGGCCGACTCGCCTTCGCCCGTTATCACCATCCGCGAGAACAAGATTATGCGCACGCCGCTGATGGAGGCCGTCAAGGCGACCAAGGACGTCACTTCTCTCATTCACAACAAGGACTTTGATGGCGCCATGGCCCTCCGTGATGCCGAATTCAAGGAGTACCATTTCTCTTACCTCAACACGGCCACTCCTGACCACCCCAAGATGATCCTCCCAGAGAACAAG AGAATGCGCATTGGTTTCATCCACGTTGGCGCCCCTGCTGGTGGTATGAACCAGGCTACTCGTGCGGCCGTCGCCTACTGCCAGACCCGCGGTCACATTCCCCTCGCTATTCACAACGGTTTCCCCGGTCTCTGCCGGCACCACTCGGACGAGCCTGTTAGCTCTGTTCGCGAGATCGACTGGCTCGAGTCGGACAACTGGGTCAATCAGGGAGGCTCGGAGATTGGCACAAACCGTAGCTTGCCCTCGGAAGATTACGAGGGAACCGCCAAGTGCTTCGAGGAGCACAAGTTCGATGCCCTGTTCGTTGTTGGTGGTTTCGAGGCTTTCACCGCTGTCAGCCAGCTGCGCCAAGCTCGCGAGAAATACCCTGCCTTCAAGATCCCCATGGTCGTCCTGCCGGCCACCGTCTCCAACAACGTCCCGGGTACCGAATACTCTCTGGGTAGCGACACCTGCTTGAACACCCTGATCGACTTCTGCGATGCTATCCGTCAGTCTGCCTCGTCAAGCCGTCGCCgtgtcttcgtcgtcgagaCCCAGGGTGGACAATCCGGCTATATTGCCACGACCGCCGGTCTCTCGGTTGGCGCGACCGCCGTCTACATTCCCGAAGAGGGCATCAACATCAAGAGACTGTCCAAGGACATCGACTTCCTGCGCGACAGCTTCTCTAAGGATTATGGCACCAACCGCGCCGGAAAGCTCATCCTCCGCAACGAGTGCGCCTCGTCCACATACTCCACCCAGGTCATCGCCGATATCATCAAGGAGGAAGCCTGCGGTCGCTTCGAGTCCCGTGCCGCCGTCCCCGGTCACTTCCAGCAGGGTGGTAAGCCCTCGCCGATGGACCGTATCCGTGCCCTGCGGATGGCCATTAAGTGTATGCTGCACTTGGAAAGCTACGCCGGCAAGGCGCCCGACGAAGTCGCTGCAGATGAGCTGTCGTCGACCGTTATTGGTATCAAGGGTTCGCAGGTTCTGTTTTCGCCCATGGGCGGCGAGAACGGTCTCGAGGCAACGGAGACCGACTGGAAGCGCCGTCGCCCCAAGACAGAGTTCTGGTTGGAGTTGCAGGACACTGTTAACATTCTGTCTGGACGGACGAGCTTTGTTGCCGAGTCGGAGGAGTCGCAGTCGTTTTACAGTTAG
- the isn1 gene encoding IMP 5'-nucleotidase ISN1 (COG:F;~EggNog:ENOG410PIQ3;~InterPro:IPR036412,IPR009453;~PFAM:PF06437;~go_function: GO:0000287 - magnesium ion binding [Evidence IEA];~go_function: GO:0050483 - IMP 5'-nucleotidase activity [Evidence IEA];~go_process: GO:0006190 - inosine salvage [Evidence IEA];~go_process: GO:0009117 - nucleotide metabolic process [Evidence IEA]) → MRLGDISADRNVLSQSHRRDQLIEWIKGLLAVPFVLHSHPTAVYDESSKKLRAVAADTHQRYREIMRDVENLILDHIDHEWTSAPGKSKLNLLVPTVGTFFTKLPLEDAFRYQDDHRFISRRRFVAPSFNDVRLILNTAQVLGLLRSNGPDLVTFDGDVTLYDDGACLTEDNPVIPRLIRLLSQDRKIGIVTAAGYTDAPRYYERLKGLIDAVHESTVLTAEQKSGLVVMGGESNFLFRYDPNDAVRLVWVPREEWLLEEMKYWKEEDIAELLDIAESSLRACATNLSMPVSVLRKDRAVGVFPDRGTLIDREQLEETVLVVQNTVERSAVGSRLPFCAFNGGNDVFVDIGDKSWGVRACQQYFGGIDRTKTFHIGDQFLSAGANDFKARLASTTAWIASPAETVALLDELEEHEKALSIPDALIDG, encoded by the exons ATGCGACTCGGAGACATCAGCGCTGACAGGAATGTATTGTCTCAGTCTCATCGACGAGACCAATTG ATCGAATGGATCAAA GGTCTCCTCGCAGTCCCCTTTGTGCTGCACTCGCATCCCACGGCCGTCTATGATGAAAGCAGCAAAAAGCTGCGCGCCGTGGCAGCTGACACCCATCAGCGATACCGGGAGATCATGCGCGATGTGGAGAATCTCATCTTGGACCATA TCGATCATGAATGGACCAGCGCTCCCGGTAAATCCAAACTAAACCTCCTCGTTCCCACGGTCGGGACTTTCTTCACCAAACTCCCCCTCGAAGATGCATTCCGGTACCAGGATGATCACCGCTTTATCAGCCGGCGGCGCTTCGTTGCGCCCTCGTTCAACGATGTCCGGTTGATTCTCAACACCGCGCAGGTCCTGGGTCTGCTCCGGTCCAACGGTCCTGATCTCGTCACCTTCGACGGTGACGTGACGCTCTACGACGACGGGGCGTGTCTGACGGAAGACAACCCGGTGATTCCTCGGCTTATTCGTCTTTTGTCGCAGGACCGCAAGATCGGGATTGTTACTGCGGCTGGGTACACCGATGCGCCTCGGTACTACGAGCGTCTGAAAGGGTTGATTGATGCTGTGCATGAATCTACGGTATTGACGGCGGAGCAGAAGAGCGGTCTGGTCGTTATGGGTGGTGAAAGTAACTTCCTGTTCCGCTACGATCCTAATGACGCTGTTCGGTTGGTGTGGGTGCCGCGCGAGGAATGGCTGCTCGAGGAGATGAAGTattggaaagaagaggatatcGCCGAACTATTAGACATCGCGGAGTCCTCTCTGCGCGCCTGCGCGACCAACCTCAGCATGCCTGTCTCCGTTCTCCGCAAAGATCGCGCGGTCGGAGTGTTTCCTGACCGGGGTACACTAATTGATCGCGAGCAGCTGGAGGAAACAGTCCTCGTTGTGCAGAACACAGTCGAGCGCTCCGCCGTGGGATCGCGATTGCCATTCTGCGCTTTCAACGGTGGAAACGATGTTTTTGTCGACATCGGTGATAAATCCTGGGGAGTGCGCGCATGCCAGCAGTACTTCGGAGGAATCGACCGCACCAAGACATTCCATATAGGAGATCAGTTCCTATCGGCCGGTGCGAATGATTTCAAG GCGCGTCTTGCATCGACGACCGCGTGGATCGCTAGTCCTGCCGAAACGGTGGCGCTTCTGGATGAATTGGAGGAGCATGAGAAGGCACTTTCCATTCCGGATGCGCTTATAGATGGCTAG